The Candidatus Eisenbacteria bacterium sequence GATCCTGATCGACCTCCCGTTCCTTCGCGTCACGTCGGGCGACGCGATGCTGCTCGTCGCGGTCGTCTTCACCTGGTGGATCGGCCCGCGCTGGGCGGCGTCGCTCGAGGGCCTCGACGTCGGTCGCGTCCGGCGGGCGAGCGTCGTCCTGTCCCTCGTGGCGCTCGCCGGTGCCCGGGCCCACTTCGCGCTCAACTTCTGGAACGTCTACGCGGACCATCCGGTCGACGTGCTGAAGCCCTGGATCGGCGGCTTCCACGTCGGGGGCGCCGTCATCGCGCTCGTGGCGGCGGCCCCGTGGGTCACGCGGCGGCAAGGCCTGCCGCTCGGGAAGTTCGGCGACGGCGTCACGCCCGTCGTCGGTGTCGCCCTCGCGATCCAGCGGGTGGGCTGTCTGCTTCACGGCTGCTGCTTCGGGACGACGTGCGATTGGCCGTGGGCGATCACCTTCCCCCCGCAGAGCGCGGTCTACGCGACTCAGGAATATCTCGGCTGGCTCGAGCCGGGCGCCACGCGGTCGCTGCCGGTGCACCCGTTGCAGATCTACTTCATGGCGGCCGGCCTCGCCCTGGCCGCGGTCGCGCTGTGGGTCCAGCGCCGCAAGCGGTACGACGGTCAGGTGGCGCTCGTCGGCCTCGTGGTCCTGTCGGCCAGCGCGGCCGGGCTCGAGTTCTTCCGCGGCGAGTT is a genomic window containing:
- a CDS encoding prolipoprotein diacylglyceryl transferase family protein codes for the protein MHPILIDLPFLRVTSGDAMLLVAVVFTWWIGPRWAASLEGLDVGRVRRASVVLSLVALAGARAHFALNFWNVYADHPVDVLKPWIGGFHVGGAVIALVAAAPWVTRRQGLPLGKFGDGVTPVVGVALAIQRVGCLLHGCCFGTTCDWPWAITFPPQSAVYATQEYLGWLEPGATRSLPVHPLQIYFMAAGLALAAVALWVQRRKRYDGQVALVGLVVLSASAAGLEFFRGEFGGRVWWGSLPQLEWTALAMLAAAFVALAAAEMVHRRQRVAVGALVGSA